The Glycine soja cultivar W05 chromosome 8, ASM419377v2, whole genome shotgun sequence genome has a window encoding:
- the LOC114422031 gene encoding beta-hexosaminidase 2-like: MTQQESTMSLIFLQLLLLLSCLTLNNSIAESTTIINVWPKPRNLTWSPPYQTTLLSSTFTITTTTNHHNKHLSIAIRRYQNLIKSEHHHPLVPQAVNISNKYLPPLQTLKVTVVDTAAELVHAVDESYTLSILPSSCATLTAKTVWGAMRGLETFSQLAWGHPTQVPVGVHVCDSPLYAHRGVMVDTARNYYPVKDLMRTVKALSMNKLNVLHLHLTDAESFPLVLPSEPALAEKGAYAPHMVYSPKDVKKLVEFGLDHGVRIIPEIDTPGHTASWALAHPDIVTCANMFWWPAGRDWPHRFASQPGTGHLNPLNPKTYQVLKNVIHDITTLFPEPFFHSGTDEIVPGCWKTDPAIQKYLSNGGTLNQLLEKYINNTLPFIVSLNHTVVFWEDVLLDDIVHVPSAILPKEHVILQTWHNGHNHTKKIVSAGYRTIVSSAEFYYLDCGHGSYVGNNSAYDNQDGDMGNGGSWCAPFKTWQTIYNYDIAYGLSEGEAKLVLGGEVALWSEQSDPTVLDARIWPRASALAESMWSGNRDEKGVKRYAEATDRLNEWRSRMVSRGIGAEPIQPFYCVKNPGMCNTVHPV, from the exons ATGACGCAACAAGAATCAACCATGTCACTAATATTCTTACAACTACTTTTACTCTTGTCATGCCTAACACTGAACAATAGTATTGCAGAATCAACCACCATCATCAATGTGTGGCCCAAACCAAGGAACCTTACATGGTCCCCACCATACCAAACCACCCTCCTCTCCTCCACAttcaccatcaccaccaccaccaaccaCCACAACAAGCATCTCTCCATCGCCATCCGCCGCTACCAGAACCTCATCAAATCCGAGCACCACCACCCACTTGTCCCACAAGCAGTCAACATCTCCAACAAATACCTCCCACCACTGCAGACTCTCAAGGTCACAGTGGTGGACACTGCTGCAGAACTCGTCCACGCCGTGGACGAGTCCTACACTCTCTCCATCCTCCCTTCCTCATGTGCTACCCTCACTGCAAAGACTGTATGGGGTGCCATGCGAGGCTTGGAAACATTCTCCCAGCTCGCATGGGGCCACCCCACGCAGGTTCCAGTGGGCGTGCACGTGTGTGACTCCCCACTCTATGCCCACCGCGGTGTCATGGTGGACACCGCGAGGAACTATTATCCCGTGAAGGACTTGATGAGGACAGTGAAAGCCTTGAGCATGAACAAGCTCAACGTGCTTCACTTGCACCTCACGGATGCAGAATCTTTCCCTTTGGTGCTTCCTTCGGAACCTGCCTTGGCTGAAAAGGGGGCTTATGCCCCTCACATGGTCTACTCACCCAAGGATGTCAAAAAACTTGTAGAATTTGGTCTTGATCATGGGGTTCGGATAATACCTGAGATTGACACACCTG GACACACAGCATCTTGGGCATTAGCCCACCCTGACATTGTAACATGTGCCAACATGTTCTGGTGGCCAGCCGGAAGGGATTGGCCACATAGGTTTGCTTCACAACCAGGAACAGGACATTTGAACCCCTTAAACCCCAAGACTTACCAAGTCCTAAAGAATGTCATACACGACATAACCACATTGTTCCCAGAACCATTTTTCCACTCTGGTACTGATGAAATAGTACCAGGCTGCTGGAAAACTGACCCTGCAATTCAGAAATACCTATCAAATGGTGGAACCCTCAACCAACTTCTCGAGAAGTATATCAACAACACCCTCCCTTTCATTGTGTCCCTCAACCACACCGTTGTCTTCTGGGAAGATGTTTTACTGGACGACATAGTCCATGTGCCATCTGCAATCCTTCCCAAGGAGCATGTGATTCTGCAGACATGGCACAATGGACATAACCACACTAAGAAGATAGTTTCTGCCGGATACCGAACCATCGTGTCATCGGCGGAATTCTATTATCTGGATTGTGGACATGGCTCCTATGTTGGCAACAACAGTGCATATGACAATCAAGATGGTGACATGGGCAATGGCGGCTCTTGGTGTGCACCTTTCAAGACATGGCAGACCATATACAACTATGACATAGCATATGGGTTGAGTGAGGGGGAAGCAAAGTTGGTTTTGGGAGGAGAGGTGGCACTTTGGTCAGAACAATCTGATCCAACTGTTTTGGATGCAAGAATTTGGCCAAGAGCTTCTGCACTGGCTGAGTCAATGTGGTCAGGAAATAGAGATGAAAAGGGTGTGAAGAGATATGCAGAGGCCACAGATAGATTGAATGAATGGAGAAGCAGAATGGTAAGCAGAGGAATAGGTGCCGAGCCCATTCAGCCATTTTATTGTGTTAAGAATCCTGGCATGTGTAACACAGTGCATCCAGTCTAG
- the LOC114422032 gene encoding GPI mannosyltransferase 1, translating to MASLDIHSLLLFSAIFRVILIVYGEWQDAHMEVRYTDVDYLVFSDAAALMAVGDSPYKRTTYRYSPLLAFLLIPNSFIHRSWGKFLFSASDLLVGYFIYYILKLRKVPENLCNYSVMTWLFNPFTFTIGTRGNCEPIVCAVVLWIIICLMKGNVLQSAFWYGLVVHFRIYPIIYSIPIILVLDPNFFPSNQKPVLRNWSAVQGERPKDGCGQHTLHNLFKNIFTRNRLIFGLVSGLVFLFCTGLFFCLYEWEFLHEALLYHLTRTDPRHNFSIYFYHIYLHYGQDTSVVEKLISFLPQFFVQLVLIFCFAQDLTFCLFVQTVAFVAFNKVITAQYFVWFFCLLPLILPWSKMKLRWDGLSCILVWIGAQTHWLMWGYLLEFKGKNVFLQLWAAGLLFLAANIFILVMIIRHHKYASVFKALEYANSKNAAKLE from the exons ATGGCATCCTTAGATATTCATTCACTGCTTTTATTCTCTGCCATTTTCCGTGTTATTTTGATTGTGTATGGAGAGTGGCAAGATGCTCATATGGAGGTTAGATACACTGATGTTGACTACCTTGTCTTTTCTGATGCTGCTGCTTTAATGGCTGTGGGCGATTCCCCTTATAAGAGAACCACTTATCGCTATTCCCCTTTGCTTGCCTTTCTTCTCATTCCAAATTCGTTCATCCATCGCTCCTGGGGAAAGTTTCTTTTCTCGGCTTCAG ATCTACTTGTGGGATATTTcatctattatattttaaagcTACGGAAGGTTCCTGAAAATTTGTGCAACTATTCTGTCATGACTTGGCTCTTTAATCCATTTACCTTCACCATTGGGACACGTGGGAACTGTGAACCTATTGTTTGTGCTGTGGTATTGTGGATTATTATTTGTCTTATGAAAG GTAATGTGTTACAGTCAGCATTTTGGTATGGACTTGTTGTCCATTTCAGGATTTATCCTATAATTTACTCTATTCCTATAATCCTGGTTCTTGATCCGAACTTCTTCCCATCTAATCAGAAACCTGTCCTAAGGAACTGGAGTGCTGTTCAGGGAGAGAGACCCAAAGATGGTTGTGGCCAGCATACTTTACACAAtctatttaaaaacatattcacAAGGAACAGACTGATATTTGGACTGGTCTCTGGATTGGTTTTCCTCTTTTGTACTGGTCTTTTCTTCTGTTTATATGAGTGGGAATTCCTACACGAGGCGCTGTTGTACCATCTTACTCGAACAGATCCAAGGCATAACTTCTCCATCTATTTCTATCACATATATCTCCATTATGGGCAGGATACTTCAGTCGTGGAAAAGCTTATCTCctttttgccccaattttttgttCAGCTGGTTCTTATCTTCTGCTTTGCACAAGATTTGACATTTTGCCTATTTGTGCAGACTGTGGCCTTTGTGGCATTCAATAAG GTGATTACAGCACAGTATTTCGTTTGGTTCTTTTGTTTGTTGCCTCTAATACTTCCTTGGAGTAAAATGAAACTTAGATGGGATGGATTATCTTGCATTCTTGTGTGGATTGGGGCTCAGACCCATTGGTTGATGTGGGGCTACCTGCTTGAGTTCAAGGGTAAAAATGTCTTCTTACAGCTTTGGGCGGCAGGCTTACTGTTTCTAGCAGCCAACATATTTATCCTCGTCATGATTATTCGTCACCATAAATATGCTTCAGTTTTCAAAGCTTTAGAATATGCTAACTCCAAGAATGCAGCTAAGCTTGA ATGA